From a region of the Sminthopsis crassicaudata isolate SCR6 chromosome 6, ASM4859323v1, whole genome shotgun sequence genome:
- the LOC141548029 gene encoding sulfotransferase 1 family member D1-like gives MEKKEMFRQELVEVHGVPLFWTIAEAWSQVEGFEARPDDLLISTYPKSGTTWVSEIVDLIYNNGDVEKCKRDAIFNRVPFMELIMPGYVNGVKQLEELKSPRLVKTHLPVELLPSSLWKNDCKMIYVARNAKDVAVSYYYFHKMAKMHPEPGTWEEFLEKFMTGKVSFGSWYDHVKGWWEKKKDYRILYLFYEDMKEDPKRELLKILKFLEKDLPEETVNKILYHTSFKIMKENPAANYTMMTEKEMDHNVSPFMRKGISGDWKNEFTVAQNEKFDKDYNQQMEGTTLKFRSEI, from the exons atggagaagaaagaaatgttcaGACAGGAATTAGTGGAGGTTCATGGAGTCCCTCTCTTCTGGACCATCGCAGAAGCATGGTCCCAGGTAGAAGGATTTGAGGCCAGACCAGACGACCTTCTCATCTCTACCTACCCCAAATCGG gTACCACTTGGGTCAGTGAAATCGTGGATCTGATCTATAACAATGGAGATGTAGAGAAATGCAAACGAGATGCTATATTCAATCGGGTCCCTTTCATGGAATTGATAATGCCTGGATATGTAAATG GTGTAAAGCAGTTAGAAGAATTGAAGTCCCCACGCCTAGTGAAAACCCATCTGCCAGTGgaactccttccttcctctctgtggAAGAATGACTGTAAG ATGATCTATGTAGCACGGAATGCTAAGGATGTCGCTGTCTCTTACTATTATTTTCATAAGATGGCAAAGATGCACCCAGAGCCTGGTACTTGGGAGGAGTTTCTGGAGAAATTCATGACTGGAAAGG TGAGTTTTGGTTCCTGGTATGACCATGTGAAGGGCTGGTGGGAGAAGAAGAAGGACTACCGTATCCTCTACCTCTTCTATGAAGATATGAAAGAG GACCCAAAACGTGAGCTATTGAAAATACTGAAATTCTTGGAAAAGGATTTGCCAGAAGAGACTGTGAATAAAATCCTCTATCATACCTCATTCAAGATAATGAAAGAGAACCCAGCAGCCAATTATACgatgatgacagaaaaagaaatggaccaCAACGTATCTCCTTTTATGAGAAAAG GGATTTCAGGTGACTGGAAGAATGAGTTCACTGTAGCCCAGAATGAGAAATTCGACAAAGATTATAACCAACAAATGGAAGGTACCACACTGAAGTTTCGGTCTGAGATCTAA